CGGATCTCGCTCCCGCAGTCCGGGCATCCCCGGACCGATTCCTCCGTGGTGGTGTGCATCGTGGACTCTCCCCTGCCCCCACGGCCCCTCCCCAGAGGCCGCCTGTACATGACACAGCGAAGCTGATCACACGGGTGTCACCGCGTAAAGCGCCTGGTCCGGGCAGAGTTGGGGTTCCTGCCGGGCCGGGCGCCTCGCCGGTACATGCCTCGGGGCCGGGTTCCCGTGGGAACTCCGGCCCCGGGCAGCGGGGTTGAGCGGTGGAGCTACTCCTTCGGACCGGTGGTGTCGTCGGCCGGGATGTCCGGGACCGGGGCCGCCAGGGGGCGGAGCCAGAGCCAGCCCACGAAGAACAGGCCGAGGATCAGCATGCCGAGGCCGGTCCACAGGTTGATGTTGACGCCGACCGCCTTGTCGATGTCGGCGTCGGAGGCCGTGATGCCGGCGATCGTGAGGATGATGCCGTAGAGGACGAACAGGCCGCCGATGATGAGGCGGATGTCGAACAGGCGAGCGGCGGTCGTGGACTCCTTCTGAAGTTCCGTGACCTCGCGCTGGACGTCGCGTTCGGGATTGTCGGACATGGTTTCTTGATTCTCCCTCGTCGGAAGTCGGAACTCGTCAGAGCGAGAACGGGATGTAGCAGGCGGCCGCCAGGATCACGGCACCCCAGCCGAGCAGCGCCGGCCTGCGGTACCAGGCGTCGTCACCGGCGGCCGGCGGCTCGGCCATGCCGGGCGAGCGGGTGCCGTAGACCAGCCCCTCCAGCTCCTCGGCCGGCTTCGGGGCGGTGAACAGCGACACCGCGACCATGACCACGGCACCGGCGACGAAGCCGGCGATCGCGGAGACGAAGTTGGCGCCCTGGTCGGAGGGGAAGCCGATGATGCCCTGCTTGTAGAAGACGAAGTAGTTCACCATCGCGGCCGTCGTACCGGCCAGCAGACCCCAGAAGCCCGACTTCACCGACGCGCGCTTCCAGAACATGCCGACGATGAAGACCACGAACATCGGCACGTTGAAGAAGGAGAAGAGCGTCTGGAGGTAGCTCATGATGTTGGAGAACGACGACGCCAGGAAGGCCGTGCCCATCGACGCCAGGACACCGATCACGGTGATCCCGCGGCCGAAGCGCACGTAGTACGCGTCCTCGCGGTCCTTGACCACGTACCGCGCCCAGATATCGGTCGTGAACACGGTGTTGAAGGACGAGACGTTGGCCGCCATGCCCGCCATGAACGCGGCCAGCAGACCGGTCACGGCGATGCCGAGGACACCGTTCGGCAGCAACTCCTGCATCAGGTACGGGATCGCGTCGTTGTACTGCAGATTCCCCTTCATCCCGATCTTCGGGACCAGGACGGCCGCGACCAGGCCCGGGATCATCACCAGGAACACGATGAAGATCTTCGGGTAGGCCGCGATGAGCGGGGTGCGCTGCGCGGCGGAGAGGTTCTTCGCGGACAGCGCGCGCTGCACCTCCGCGAAGTTCGTCGTCCAGTAGCCGAAGGACAGCACGAAGCCGAGACCGAGCACGATGGTCAGCCAGTTGGCGCCGAGCGGGTTGGCGCTGCCGATGCCGGTGCCGCCCCAGGCCGTCGTGAAGTTGTGGCCGTGCGACGCGTCGAGGGAGTCCGTCAGACCGTCCCAGCCGCCGACCCGCTTCAGGCCGAGCGCGGCGATCGGGATCAGCGCCGCCAGGATCACGAAGAACTGGAGGACCTCGTTGTAGATCGCGGAGGACAGCCCGCCGAGGGTGATGTAGGCGAGCACGAAGAAGCCGGCGACGACGATCGCCACCCACTGCGGCCAGCCGAGGAGCGCCTCGACGACGATCGCGAGCGAGTACAGGTTGACGCCGGCGATGAGGATCGCGGCGAAGGCGAACAGGATCGAACTCAGCAGGTGCGCGTACTTGTCGAAGCGCAGGAAGAGGAACTCCGGCACCGAGCGGACCTTGGAGCCGTAGTAGAACGGCATCATCACCAGGCCCAGGAAGACCATCGCCGGGATGGCGCCGATCCAGTACCAGTGCACGGTGTAGACGCCGTACTGGGCGCTGTTGGCCGCCATGCCGAGGATCTCGGTGGCCCCGAGGTTCGCCGAGATGAACGCGAGGCCGGTGATCCAGGCCGGGAGCGAGCGCCCGGAGAGGAAGAAGTCGAGGCTCGTCTTGACGGAGCTACGGGCCGCGAAGCCGATGCCGAGGACGACCACGAAGTAGATGCCGAGGATCGTGTAGTCGAGTGCGTTCGTGGGGAGCCGCAGCTCGGCGGCCAGCACGCTGCCCGATGGTGGGAGATATGTGGGGGACTGCATCAGAACTCGCTTCGTCGCGTGAACGTATCGGACCGGAACCTACGCCGCCGCTTCTAATAAATGAACACTTCCGATGGTGTCCTTTGTTTGATTGTGATGTTGACGGCGCTGGTGCCTTGTGGTTTGTTATGTTCGGTTATGTTTGAAGGTTTGAGCGGGTGTGGATGGGGAGTCCGACAGTGAAGAAGACCTCGACCCGGCTGGCCGACGGTCGTGAGCTCATCTACTACGACGCACGGGACGACCAGGTCCGCGACGCGGTGGACCGGCGTCCGCTCGACCCGACCGTCACCACCTCCGAGGTGCGCCGCGACCCGCTGCTCGGGGACGCCGTCGCGATCGCCTCGCACCGCCAGGGCCGCACCTATCACCCGCCGGCCGACGAGTGCCCGCTGTGCCCGTCCTCGGGCGACCGGCTGAGTGAGATCCCCGACTCCTCGTACGACGTCGTGGTCTTCGAGAACCGTTTCCCCTCGCTGGCCGGCGACGCGGGCCGCTGCGAGGTCGTCTGCTTCACCTCCGACCACGACGCGTCCTTCGCCGATCTGACGGAGCGGCAGGCGGCACTCGTGCTGGAGGCGTGGACGGACCGCACGGCCGAGCTGTCGCATCTGCCCTCCGTGGAACAGGTCTTCTGCTTCGAGAACCGGGGCGCCGAGATCGGCGTGACACTCGGTCACCCTCACGGGCAGATCTACGGCTACCCCTTCACCACGCCGCGTACCGCCCTGATGTTGCGGTCGCTCGCGGCCCACAAGGAGGCGACCGGCGGCGAGAACCTGTTCGACGAGGTCGTCGCGAAGGAAGTGGCGGACGGTTCACGCGTCGTCCTGTCGAGTGACCACTGGGTCGCCTTCGTGCCCTACGCCGCCCACTGGCCCTACGAGGTCCACCTCTACCCCCGCCGCCGCGTCCCCGACCTGCTCGGCCTCGACGAGGAGGCGCGCACAGAGTTCCCCCAGGTCTATCTGGAACTCTTGAGGCGCTTCGACCGGATCTTCGACGGCCTGGACGGTGCGAAGGACGGGACGAGCGGGTCCCCGACGCCGTACATCGCGGCCTGGCACCAGGCCCCCTTCGGCCCGCTCGACGAGTTCGAGGGCGTCAACCGCGACGACTTCGCACTCCACCTCGAGCTTTTCACCATTCGCCGCACTTCCGGCAAGCTGAAGTTCCTCGCGGGTTCCGAGTCCGGCATGAGCGTGTTCATCAACGACGTGCCGCCGGAGACCGCGGCTCAGCGACTGCGAGAGGTAGCGAGTTCATGAGTGGGAAGTACCTGGTCACCGGTGGAGCCGGCTATGTGGGCAGCGTGGTCGCCCGCCACCTGCTGGAAGCGGGCCACGAGGTCACCGTCCTCGACAACCTCTCGACGGGATTCCGCGAGGGCGTCCCCGCCGGCGCCGCCTTCGTCGAGGGCGACATCCGCGACGCCGCCAAGTGGCTGGACTCCTCGTACGACGCCGTCCTGCACTTCGCCGCGTTCTCCCAGGTCGGCGAGTCCGTGGTGAAGCCCGAGAAGTACTGGGACAACAACGTCGGCGGCACCATGGCGCTGCTCGCCGCGATGCGCGACGCCGGCGTGCGCCGACTCGTCTTCTCCTCCACCGCCGCGACCTACGGCGAGCCGGAGACCACCCCCATCGTCGAGTCCGCCCCGACCCGCCCGACCAACCCCTACGGCGCCTCCAAGCTCGCCGTCGACCACATGATCACCGGCGAGGCCGCCGCCCACGGACTGGCCGCGGTCTCCCTGCGGTACTTCAACGTGGCCGGCGCCTACGGCGACAGCGGCGAGCGGCACGACCCCGAGTCGCACCTCATCCCGCTCGTCCTCCAGGTCGCCCAGGGCCGCCGCGACGCCATCTCCGTCTACGGCGACGACTACCCGACCCCGGACGGCACCTGCATCCGCGACTACATCCACGTCGCGGACCTCGCCGAGGCGCACCTGCTCGCGGTCGCCGCCGCCGCGCCCGGCGAGCACCTGATCTGCAACCTCGGCAACGGCAACGGCTTCTCCGTCCGCGAGGTCGTCGAGACCGTGCGCCAGGTGACCGGACACCCGATCCCCGAGGTCGTGGCACCGCGCCGCGGCGGCGACCCGGCGGTGCTCGTCGCCTCCGCGGACACCGCCCGCGAGCGGCTCGGCTGGAACCCGTCCCGCGCGGATCTCGCGGGCATCGTCGCGGACGCGTGGGAGTTCGCACAGAACGTAGCGAAGGGATAGCAGGTGGAGCAGGTGGGGGTACGTGAGGGCTTCGAGGAGCTGTACGGTGCCGCGCCCGAGGGCGTCTGGGCGGCACCGGGCCGCGTCAACCTGATCGGCGAGTACACGGACTTCAACGAGGGGTTCGTGATGCCGCTCGCGCTGCCGCACACGGCGGTCGCGGCGGTCTCCCGCCGCTCCGACGGGGTGCTGCGGCTCGACTCGGCGGACATCGACGGGCCCGTCGTCGAGCTGCGGGTCGACGAACTCGTGCCCCGCTCGGACACCGGCTGGGCCGCGTACCCGGCGGGCGTCGTGTGGGCGCTGCGCGAGGCCGGCCACCCGGTCGGCGGCGCGGACATCCACCTCGCCTCCACGGTCCCCACCGGCGCCGGCCTGTCCTCCTCGGCCGCCCTGGAGGTCGTCACGGCCGTCGCCCTCGACGAGCTGTACGGCCTCGGCCTGACCCGCCCCGAACTGGCCCGTGTCGCGCAGCGCGCCGAGAACGACTTCGTCGGCGTGCCGTGCGGGGTCATGGACCAGACCGCGTCGGCGTGCTGCACCGAGGGCCACGCCCTGCACCTCGACTGCCGGGACCTGTCGATCCGCCAGGTCCCCTTCGACCTCGCCGCCCAGGGGCTCGAACTCCTCGTCGTCGACACCCGCGTCAAGCACGCGCTGGGCGACGGGGCGTACGCCGAGCGCCGGGAGGGATGCGAGGAGGGGGCCCGTCAGCTGGGCGTCTCCCATCTGCGGGACGTTCCCTTCGACGGGCTCGACGCGGCACTCGCGCGGCTCTCCGACGAGCGGGTGCGCCGCTATGTCCGGCACGTCGTCTCCGACGACCACCGGGTGGAGCGGGTCATCACGCTGCTCGACGCCGGTGATGTCCGCGCCATCGGGCTCGTCCTGACGGACGGTCACCACTCGCTCCGCGACGACCTGCGGATCTCCTGCCCCGAACTGGATCTCGCCGTCTCGGCGGCCAACTCGGCGGGGGCGCTCGGGGCGCGGATGACCGGGGGCGGTTTCGGGGGGTCCGCGATCGTGCTGCTCGAATCCACCGACGTGGACTCCGTCAGCAAGGCGATCGCGGAGGCGTTCCTGTCCGCGGGCTTCACCGCCCCGCGCATCTTCCCGGCCGTTCCCTCGGCGGGGGCCCGGCGGATCGGCTGAACCCCCGTCCCGTACCCGGGGACTCCGCCCCCGGACCCCCGGCTCCTCAATCGCCGGAGGGGCCGAACCCCTTCCAGCGCTTCGTCAACGTGTACTCCGTGATTCCCGGGGGGTAGTCGGGGATCACGGAGACCACCTCGTAGCCCTGTTTGCGGTAGAAGTCGGGGGCCTGGAAGTCCCAGGTCTCCAGGCGGGCCGCGACGCAGCCGCGCCGCGCCGCCGCCCGTTCGGCGTCGGCGAGGAGCCGGCTGCCGAGACCGGTGCCGCGATGGCGGCCGTCGACCCACAGGTAGGTGACGTGGAGCCAGGTCGTCCACGTGTGCCCCACCAGCCCGCCGGCCAGGTCACCCGCGTCGTCCAGGGCCCACAGCTGGAGCGGACGCTGACGCTCGCCCGGGGTCCCGCGCAGCGCGCGCAGCACCGGGGACGCCGCCGTGTTGGTCTCCAGCAGGCGCCGACGGAGCAGTTCCCGACGCTCTTTGTCGTCTCCTGTCTCGATACGAAACATACGGCTCACCATAAACGCGCTGGCCAACCAGTTCTGCAAATTGCCTTCCGCTCCCCGCCCCCGCCCGTACCCTGATGAGCAGTACCGGTGGGGGCCGGTGCTGATCAGGGGGCGAGACAGTCGGGTACGACGCCCGAAGTGGGGGTAGCACTTCCAGCACGGCGGCGGCCGTGCGGCTGCGGCACCCCGCTTCCGGGTCGCAAGCTGGCTCGGGAACACTTCGGGCGCCGTACCCGTACCGACCGTCCCCCGACAGTGGGGGTTTCAGTGGTTCGCATCCGAGTACTGGTCGTCGACGATCACCGCATCTTCGCCGAGTCGCTCGCCGCAGCTCTCGCGGCCGAGCCCGATGTCGACGTGTCCGCGGCAGGCAGCGGGCCCGCCGCGCTGCGCTGCCTGGAACGCGCCGCGGCCGAGGGGCGCCGTTTCGACGTGCTGCTCGTCGACGCCGATCTGGGCGGCAATCTGCCCGGCATGCGCCCGGCGGTACCCGTCCAGGAGAGCAACGAGGACGGCCTGGTGGACGGCATCTCGCTGGTCGCCGGCGTGCGCACCGGGCAGCCGGGCGTCCGCATGGTCGTCCTGGCCGAGAAGGACGACCCGCGCCGCGCCGCGCTCGCCCTGCAGGCCGGCGCCTCCGGCTGGGTCGCCAAGGACTGCTCGCTGTCGCGGCTGCTCACCGTCATACGGGGTGTCCTGCGGGACGAGACGCATCTGCCGCCCGCCCTGCTCACCGGGGTGCTGCGGGAGCTGACCGCCGCGCGCAAGCACCGCACCGAGAGCGAACGGCTCGTGGAGTCGCTGACGCCCCGTGAGCGCGAGGTGCTGCGCTGCATGGTGGCGGGGCTCGGCCGCAAGGCCGTGGCGGAGCGGCTGTTCCTCTCCCCGCACACCGTCCGCACCCATATGCAGAACGTGCTCGGGAAGCTCGGCGTGCACTCGACCCTCGCCGCCGTGGCCCTCGCCCGGCGCGCCGGGGTCGGACCCGTCGACCTAACCGGGGATGTTGTCGAACGGGGCGGTCAACTGGCGTAGCAGCCCGGCCAGTTCACCGCGCTGCCCGCGGCTCAGCTCCGCGAGGATCGCCCGCTCCTGTTCGAGCAGCCCGGCCAGCGCCTGGTCGGCGCGGTCGCGGCCCTCCTCGGTCAGCCGGACGAGCACGCCCCGGCGGTCGCTCGGGTCCGGGAGGCGCTCCACCAGGTCCTTCTTCGTCAGGCGGTCGATGCGGTTCGTCATCGTGCCCGACGTGACCAGCGTCTGGGTGAGGAGCTGTCCTGGGGAGAGCTGATACGGGGATCCCGCGCGCCGCAGCGCCGTCAGGACGTCGAACTCCCAGGGCTCCAGACTGTGCTCGGAGAACGCCAGCCGGCGGGCGCGGTCCAGGTGCCGGGCGAGCCTGCTCACCCGGCTCAGTACCTCCAGCGGTTCCACGTCGAGGTCCGGGCGCTCCCGGCGCCACGCAGCGACCAGCCGATCGACCTCGTCCTCCATGACGATCAGTGTAGTGGTTGTGTCGACATGAAGTCTCTTGATGTGGAGTCTCTTGACGTCGAGATACTTTGTGGGTGAGGCTGGACCGGCGGAACGACCGGCCCCGGGCAGCCCGTCCGGAGGCCCGCGACCGCTCCGCCGACCCGCGAGGAGACCGCCCATGGCAGCCACCCCCACCTGGGACCCCCACCAGTACCTGCGCCACGCCGCACACCGCGCCCGCCCCTTCGCCGACCTGCTCGCCCAGGTCACCGAGCTGCCCGCCGACCCCGCCCGCATCGCCGACCTCGGCTGCGGCCCCGGCAACGTCACCGTCCAGCTCGCCGAACGCTGGCCCACCGCCCACATCACCGGCTACGACAACTCCGCCGAGATGCTCGCCGAGGCCCAGGAGCACGCCGGACCCACCCCCGGCGGCGGCCGCCTCGACTTCACCCACGCCGACCTCACCGACTGGACACCCACCGAGACCTACGACCTCATCGCCTCCAACGCCGCCCTCCAATGGGTGCCAGGACACCTGGAAGCGCTCCCCGGCT
The window above is part of the Streptomyces sp. NBC_01428 genome. Proteins encoded here:
- a CDS encoding MarR family winged helix-turn-helix transcriptional regulator, yielding MEDEVDRLVAAWRRERPDLDVEPLEVLSRVSRLARHLDRARRLAFSEHSLEPWEFDVLTALRRAGSPYQLSPGQLLTQTLVTSGTMTNRIDRLTKKDLVERLPDPSDRRGVLVRLTEEGRDRADQALAGLLEQERAILAELSRGQRGELAGLLRQLTAPFDNIPG
- a CDS encoding GNAT family N-acetyltransferase, with product MVSRMFRIETGDDKERRELLRRRLLETNTAASPVLRALRGTPGERQRPLQLWALDDAGDLAGGLVGHTWTTWLHVTYLWVDGRHRGTGLGSRLLADAERAAARRGCVAARLETWDFQAPDFYRKQGYEVVSVIPDYPPGITEYTLTKRWKGFGPSGD
- the galT gene encoding galactose-1-phosphate uridylyltransferase gives rise to the protein MKKTSTRLADGRELIYYDARDDQVRDAVDRRPLDPTVTTSEVRRDPLLGDAVAIASHRQGRTYHPPADECPLCPSSGDRLSEIPDSSYDVVVFENRFPSLAGDAGRCEVVCFTSDHDASFADLTERQAALVLEAWTDRTAELSHLPSVEQVFCFENRGAEIGVTLGHPHGQIYGYPFTTPRTALMLRSLAAHKEATGGENLFDEVVAKEVADGSRVVLSSDHWVAFVPYAAHWPYEVHLYPRRRVPDLLGLDEEARTEFPQVYLELLRRFDRIFDGLDGAKDGTSGSPTPYIAAWHQAPFGPLDEFEGVNRDDFALHLELFTIRRTSGKLKFLAGSESGMSVFINDVPPETAAQRLREVASS
- a CDS encoding sodium:solute symporter family protein gives rise to the protein MQSPTYLPPSGSVLAAELRLPTNALDYTILGIYFVVVLGIGFAARSSVKTSLDFFLSGRSLPAWITGLAFISANLGATEILGMAANSAQYGVYTVHWYWIGAIPAMVFLGLVMMPFYYGSKVRSVPEFLFLRFDKYAHLLSSILFAFAAILIAGVNLYSLAIVVEALLGWPQWVAIVVAGFFVLAYITLGGLSSAIYNEVLQFFVILAALIPIAALGLKRVGGWDGLTDSLDASHGHNFTTAWGGTGIGSANPLGANWLTIVLGLGFVLSFGYWTTNFAEVQRALSAKNLSAAQRTPLIAAYPKIFIVFLVMIPGLVAAVLVPKIGMKGNLQYNDAIPYLMQELLPNGVLGIAVTGLLAAFMAGMAANVSSFNTVFTTDIWARYVVKDREDAYYVRFGRGITVIGVLASMGTAFLASSFSNIMSYLQTLFSFFNVPMFVVFIVGMFWKRASVKSGFWGLLAGTTAAMVNYFVFYKQGIIGFPSDQGANFVSAIAGFVAGAVVMVAVSLFTAPKPAEELEGLVYGTRSPGMAEPPAAGDDAWYRRPALLGWGAVILAAACYIPFSL
- the galE gene encoding UDP-glucose 4-epimerase GalE, translating into MSGKYLVTGGAGYVGSVVARHLLEAGHEVTVLDNLSTGFREGVPAGAAFVEGDIRDAAKWLDSSYDAVLHFAAFSQVGESVVKPEKYWDNNVGGTMALLAAMRDAGVRRLVFSSTAATYGEPETTPIVESAPTRPTNPYGASKLAVDHMITGEAAAHGLAAVSLRYFNVAGAYGDSGERHDPESHLIPLVLQVAQGRRDAISVYGDDYPTPDGTCIRDYIHVADLAEAHLLAVAAAAPGEHLICNLGNGNGFSVREVVETVRQVTGHPIPEVVAPRRGGDPAVLVASADTARERLGWNPSRADLAGIVADAWEFAQNVAKG
- a CDS encoding LuxR C-terminal-related transcriptional regulator, which translates into the protein MVRIRVLVVDDHRIFAESLAAALAAEPDVDVSAAGSGPAALRCLERAAAEGRRFDVLLVDADLGGNLPGMRPAVPVQESNEDGLVDGISLVAGVRTGQPGVRMVVLAEKDDPRRAALALQAGASGWVAKDCSLSRLLTVIRGVLRDETHLPPALLTGVLRELTAARKHRTESERLVESLTPREREVLRCMVAGLGRKAVAERLFLSPHTVRTHMQNVLGKLGVHSTLAAVALARRAGVGPVDLTGDVVERGGQLA
- the galK gene encoding galactokinase, with translation MGVREGFEELYGAAPEGVWAAPGRVNLIGEYTDFNEGFVMPLALPHTAVAAVSRRSDGVLRLDSADIDGPVVELRVDELVPRSDTGWAAYPAGVVWALREAGHPVGGADIHLASTVPTGAGLSSSAALEVVTAVALDELYGLGLTRPELARVAQRAENDFVGVPCGVMDQTASACCTEGHALHLDCRDLSIRQVPFDLAAQGLELLVVDTRVKHALGDGAYAERREGCEEGARQLGVSHLRDVPFDGLDAALARLSDERVRRYVRHVVSDDHRVERVITLLDAGDVRAIGLVLTDGHHSLRDDLRISCPELDLAVSAANSAGALGARMTGGGFGGSAIVLLESTDVDSVSKAIAEAFLSAGFTAPRIFPAVPSAGARRIG